The Sorangiineae bacterium MSr11367 genome window below encodes:
- a CDS encoding M20/M25/M40 family metallo-hydrolase: MRPTLPFFAVAVSLLAASCAGSTSQAAPRTTAARAPNAYDAYARDTLKELIEINTSESSGDTTKAAQAMAARLRNAGFPESDIRVLGEEPRHGNLVARLRGSGKKRPLLLLAHLDVVEAKKEDWSFDPFVFREQDGYFYGRGTSDDKDMAANFVTNLVKMKKEGIVPNRDIILALTSGEESGPYDGVRWLLEKHRDLIDAELALNEGGGGQIKKGKYIANELQTSEKLFTSWEIEAKNKGGHSSLPGRDNAIYRLSDALTRIAKFAFPVELNDTTRAFFERLAVIEHNADMAAVAKGGDPAAAARLSEHPLYNATLRTTCVATMLQGGHAENALPQSARATINCRILPGTEQSRIEETLRRVIADPQIEIRMIPHLPAAPASPLAPEVLKAVEGITNSMWPGVPTLPVMLTAATDGSHLRRAGIACYGISGEFSDIDDVRAHGKDERVLVRSFNEGREFLDRLVRKLATGP; the protein is encoded by the coding sequence ATGCGCCCTACCCTGCCGTTTTTCGCCGTCGCCGTCTCCCTGCTTGCTGCATCGTGTGCAGGCTCCACATCGCAGGCCGCCCCGCGCACCACCGCCGCGCGGGCTCCCAATGCGTACGATGCGTATGCGCGCGACACGTTGAAGGAGCTCATCGAGATCAACACCTCGGAGTCGTCGGGCGACACCACCAAGGCGGCACAGGCCATGGCGGCGCGGCTCCGCAACGCGGGCTTCCCGGAGTCGGACATCCGCGTCCTCGGCGAAGAGCCGCGGCACGGAAACCTGGTCGCACGCCTGCGTGGCAGCGGGAAAAAGCGTCCGCTGCTGCTCCTGGCCCACCTCGACGTGGTCGAGGCCAAGAAGGAAGATTGGTCGTTCGACCCGTTCGTCTTCCGCGAACAAGATGGCTACTTCTACGGGCGCGGAACCAGCGACGACAAAGACATGGCCGCCAACTTCGTCACCAACCTGGTGAAGATGAAGAAGGAAGGCATCGTCCCCAACCGCGACATCATCCTCGCACTCACCTCCGGCGAAGAGAGCGGCCCGTACGACGGCGTGCGCTGGCTGCTCGAAAAGCACCGCGATCTCATCGACGCGGAGCTTGCGCTGAACGAGGGCGGCGGCGGCCAGATCAAAAAGGGCAAGTACATCGCCAACGAGCTGCAGACGTCGGAAAAGCTTTTCACGTCGTGGGAAATCGAGGCGAAGAACAAAGGCGGCCATAGCTCCCTGCCCGGCCGCGACAACGCGATCTATCGCTTGTCCGACGCGCTCACGCGCATCGCCAAGTTCGCATTCCCCGTGGAGCTCAATGATACGACGCGCGCCTTCTTCGAGCGGCTCGCGGTCATCGAGCACAACGCCGACATGGCCGCGGTGGCCAAGGGCGGCGATCCCGCAGCGGCGGCGCGTCTCTCGGAGCATCCTCTCTACAACGCGACCCTGCGCACGACGTGCGTGGCCACCATGCTGCAAGGCGGGCACGCCGAAAATGCCCTTCCGCAATCGGCGCGCGCGACCATCAATTGCCGCATCCTGCCCGGCACCGAGCAATCGCGCATCGAGGAAACCCTCCGTCGCGTGATCGCCGATCCGCAGATCGAGATACGCATGATTCCCCACCTGCCCGCAGCACCGGCCTCGCCGTTGGCACCCGAGGTGCTCAAGGCCGTCGAGGGCATCACGAACTCCATGTGGCCCGGCGTTCCCACGCTCCCCGTCATGCTCACCGCCGCCACCGACGGCTCGCACCTACGCCGCGCAGGCATCGCCTGCTACGGCATCTCCGGCGAGTTCAGCGATATCGACGACGTGCGCGCGCACGGCAAGGATGAACGCGTGCTCGTGCGATCCTTCAACGAGGGGCGCGAATTCCTCGATCGCCTCGTGCGCAAGCTCGCTACCGGACCCTAG
- a CDS encoding MFS transporter produces MMEPRSVLQSWLAVASIAVGTFAMVTTEFLPIGLLTDIAQSLHVSDGTAGLMVTTPGIVATFAAPAWILAAGKLDRRVVLWSLTILLIASNVIAALAPSFSVLLAGRVLVGICIGGFWTFAMALGRRLVPEESGNRATSIIAIGVSLATVCGVPAGTLLGSIAGWRAVFGATAGLAALVLLAQISLLPRLPATQAIRAGQLLGLLKVRNARVGLVAVLFTAGGHFAAYTYLKPFLQQVPVMDEKMITAVLFAYGAAGFFGTFFGEFAAGRSVRGAYAATALLLGAVLVLSPALGGNRTAATVLATLWGFAFGSVPIVVQAWIYKAAPADFESGSALLVSTFQIAIASGALLGGSIVDGFSVSGALVAGGLLTFAASATLWFFGREDAASTDDATPQWSAQGSPH; encoded by the coding sequence ATGATGGAGCCTCGTTCCGTTTTGCAGTCATGGTTGGCGGTGGCCTCGATCGCGGTTGGCACCTTCGCGATGGTCACCACCGAGTTTCTTCCGATTGGCCTCCTCACGGACATCGCCCAAAGCCTGCACGTCTCCGACGGCACCGCAGGCCTGATGGTCACCACCCCCGGCATCGTCGCCACGTTTGCCGCGCCCGCTTGGATCCTCGCCGCGGGCAAACTCGATCGCCGGGTCGTTCTATGGTCGCTGACGATCCTGCTCATCGCCTCCAACGTCATCGCGGCGCTCGCGCCGAGCTTCTCCGTTCTCTTGGCCGGTCGCGTGCTGGTGGGCATTTGCATCGGCGGCTTCTGGACCTTTGCCATGGCCTTGGGCCGCCGGCTCGTCCCGGAGGAATCGGGCAATCGAGCCACCTCGATCATTGCGATCGGCGTTTCACTCGCCACGGTGTGCGGCGTCCCCGCGGGCACGTTGCTCGGTTCCATCGCCGGGTGGCGCGCCGTATTCGGCGCCACCGCCGGCCTCGCAGCGTTGGTACTCCTTGCACAGATTTCCCTTTTGCCGCGGCTGCCCGCCACGCAAGCCATCCGCGCCGGACAGCTTCTCGGACTCCTGAAGGTGCGCAACGCGCGCGTCGGTCTCGTGGCCGTGCTGTTCACCGCGGGCGGGCACTTCGCCGCGTACACGTATTTGAAGCCGTTTCTGCAGCAGGTCCCGGTGATGGACGAGAAGATGATCACCGCCGTGCTCTTCGCCTACGGCGCGGCCGGCTTCTTCGGCACCTTCTTCGGCGAGTTCGCCGCCGGGCGAAGCGTGCGCGGCGCCTATGCCGCAACCGCCCTCTTGCTGGGCGCCGTACTCGTGCTTTCACCCGCGCTGGGCGGAAACCGCACCGCGGCCACGGTTCTCGCGACGCTCTGGGGCTTCGCCTTCGGCTCCGTGCCCATCGTCGTGCAGGCCTGGATCTACAAGGCAGCGCCCGCAGACTTCGAAAGCGGCTCGGCCCTGCTGGTCTCGACATTCCAAATTGCGATCGCCTCAGGTGCGTTGCTCGGCGGCAGCATCGTGGACGGATTCTCCGTCTCGGGCGCCCTCGTCGCAGGTGGCCTCCTCACCTTTGCCGCATCGGCCACCCTGTGGTTCTTCGGCCGTGAAGACGCCGCCTCGACGGACGACGCGACGCCCCAATGGAGTGCGCAAGGCTCGCCGCACTGA